The following nucleotide sequence is from Acyrthosiphon pisum isolate AL4f chromosome A2, pea_aphid_22Mar2018_4r6ur, whole genome shotgun sequence.
aatgcatattttagattttttggtaacagaattaattacttacgtggaatcttattttaaatttttaattcttagatacaaaaattgaacattttataaatttttaagtacaaaataatttttcaaattaaaatttgatctttaaatgcttataaaaaaaaattgtgcctatgtatttttaatatttttcaaccgatattgtaacaatatatcaggagctttgtattaaatttatacactttttgacccaacagataaaactttattgatatttatagaaaaaaaaactaaaaaaaaattaaaactgaaaatgtccgtaaacagctcaaaaagagtcaaaatattttcaaaattgtatggtgtataggaaatgcttatataaacattcaataatagacacctaacataaatacaataaaagttatttgcttctaaacatttgtttttttcatttgcttataaaaaatgattggatagtgatattttaaaaaaaaaagagcacgctgttgcacagataaagttcttctatACGTGTtgtcataggcgcaatttcaacttttgacttgggggggctgaatataggcaagcagaccattgcaacatagcattttaatattgtatgtccTATGTTTTTTAGGGGGGCTACAGCTAAGTTTGAGGGAGGGCTTATCCCCCCAAGCCCCCCTCAATTTGCGCCCATGCGTGTTGTGAACATTTGggtagttctacaacaaattTGGTGCGAGATAAGTTGTCCCACGCAAAAgagtttttgctatgttatacatattttgtaagacggagacgacaCATGCCGGGTGTGCCAtcctcttaatatatattattgtaactatttttactctttCCTTTCCCCTATANNNNNNNNNNNNNNNNNNNNNNNNNNNNNNNNNNNNNNNNNNNNNNNNNNNNNNNNNNNNNNNNNNNNNNNNNNNNNNNNNNNNNNNNNNNNNNNNNNNNNNNNNNNNNNNNNNNNNNNNNNNNNNNNNNNNNNNNNNNNNNNNNNNNNNNNNNNNNNNNNNNNNNNNNNNNNNNNNNNNNNNNNNNNNNNNNNNNNNNNNNNNNNNNNNNNNNNNNNNNNNNNNNNNNNNNNNNNNNNNNNNNNNNNNNNNNNNNNNNNNNNNNNNNNNNNNNNNNNNNNNNNNNNNNNNNNNNNNNNNNNNNNNNNNNNNNNNNNNNNNNNNNNNNNNNNNNNNNNNNNNNNNNNNNNNNNNNNNNNNNNNNNNNNNNNNNNNNNNNNNNNNNNNNNNNNNNNNNNNNNNNNNNNNNNNNNNNNNNNNNNNNNNNNNNNNNNNNNNNNNNNNNNNNNNNNNNNNNNNNNNNNNNNNNNNNNNNNNNNNNNNNNNNNNNNNNNNNNNNNNNNNNNNNNNNNNNNNNNNNNNNNNNNNNNNNNtaaaaaaataaaaaaaaataaaaaaataaaaaaaaaaacacacatcattgtaaaatcaatacattcatcgttccactcagaatctaaaaccaaagtattcaataccaaaaagtatttaaaatactattcaaaatacttcatgctgaaagtatttaaaaagttattcaatacttaaaaaagtatttgaatacttttactcaaatactttacaggaccgGTTATACCTAAATCAACTTCTTCTACATTAgctatttcataattttaatttttttttgttagtaagttgcttcatatttattaaaattacattctaTGAATGTTTTTTCTCGATActatacatttcattattaaGAAGACGCCACatccgtatgtgttgtctctgtcttccAAATAtacaacatggcaaattttacgctcagaataatacattttactctaTAAATTCTAAGATTAGAGTGAAATAAcctgttataaaatgtaaaagtaagattattatttaaaggaaCTCGtaggcttttattgatatttttattaagaagcaAATTTTGACCTTTTTGAaactgtacaatataaaattatcataacttacttaaaaatatcaataaaatcctCTGAGATGCCTTAGTTAATAATCTtacatgtaaataaaaacatgagccaattcactcaaattttaaaaagaacagTAAAATGGATTATTGATAACGTACAATTTGATATGTTGTACTTTTATAAAGCCTCGTTCACACGGTGACACTAATGAGTATgacactaataatattgtgtgtcgTGACACCTAGTGCGGTATATCTAAATCGTTGAATACGCGACACTGGTGTCATGCAACTGTCGCCGTTTGAACGAGGCTttagacagagacaacacacgTGGGTGTGGTGTCCTTTTCTAAACATTTGGaacatactttattatttagaatttaagaaGTTTACTAACAATATTTAGTAAGTtttcgacaataatattataggtgtattaAAATggttcataacatttttttaaactacaaactacaaaaatattaactaatgattgtttattttaattaacatttgttaaattaattttatcagaaTAATTTTCCACCCCAAAGCATGTGCCTCTCCCATAAAATTGGTCCTGTGTataataaagaattaattttacCAACTTATAAATAACGtaactacctaatatatattccttatcttttatatttatgtttgtttcatTTCCATGTATTAGAAATGGATACCAACTTATGGTTACAAAAAAGCTGCTGCAGACAAAGAAAAAGATTGGATATTGGAAGTGCCTGGTAATGCTGCTGAtccaaatattgatttatttgctCAAAAACGAGAAGCAAAGAAAGAGCGTGTTgctaaaaatgaatatcaaaGATTACGAAATATAGCTGCTTCACGTAAGATAAAAGTTCCTGCTGTTGGATTACCTCCTTTAGAAGGAACATTACATTCAAATCAGGTaacattttcttaataattataattttattaccattaattaataaattaaccgtacatttttaatagttgAAAACGGCTGTTGATGTAGCTAAGATATCAACTGCATCTGTTGGTAAATTCCAGCCAAAAATAAGCAAAGAGGtggtatctattaaaaaaaatataccaggattaaagaaaaataaaatcccAGCCAAGGTATGTTGATAACCATATAAttaccatagaccttatactcatAAACTGAGCATTACAGGCTAGTAGGGTTGGGTAGAACGGCTCTTGAAAATTTGTGttacagtaatatatattatatactgtcaTACACAGTTTATTGTATCATCTAATGTGCATGTGCATCGGCAGGGCCGGTTGAAGCGTGCAGCCTGGCAAGACCATACGGTTCACACCTTTGCTCCTATTAGTATAAAAGTCTATGGTAATTTCAATGGTTAAAAGttatgtttttaactttttaggtGCATCTGCCACCTTACCATTtcagtttatatattaaattaaacttatttgttcattttaatTTGTCGGTCAActagtagtagtaatagtattttataactatattgcaTTTAATGAAGGTTAtacgataattaataataatatttttaacaatttattttttgtagagCATGAAAGATGAAAAATCAAGCAGTCTTCAAATATTAGAatcaattaataacaaaaaaccaaaattcaaCTTAGAAAAAGCTGCTAATAAAGCTATTCACGCAGAGGAAGTCgagtaaatatagttattttaacatttttttgaatccttattattattatgtgtttattagGAGACATAGAGAGAAAAAAGAAGGAAGTGATAAAAAGAAAGGAGGACGTTCACGCAGCAAAGGATCATTTAAAAGACCTACTGCCAATACTGGCAAACGTTTGGGAAAACAAAAAGGTGGTCGTAAACGtagataatttaatgatttatttttattctaatgatATGTATGTTaacttttttgataaaatacaagtatttttgaCCCTTGTAcatatggtttatatttttacctgtTTGAATTTAacaattctaaatatattattcacttaaaatgttatggtactTATTAAGAGGATGTAACACTGgtatttgttgtcttcgtcttaccaGTGTGTAACATGggaaatttacgctcagcagaacacgggTAGCTTCGTAAGTttaaaaactagagtgaattaacctattatgaactttatctgtgttcgtatgttggttttttacgataattccgtttttaagtgagttatgagcatttttaatttatagtttattataaactcataacttcttaaaaaaattgaactatcgtaaaaaaccaacatacaaacacagataatattcttaccatcaagattcataataggtcaattcactctaattttaaactaacgaagctacacgtgtgttctgctgagcgtaaattttctatgcgcacttgtaagacggagacaacaaatatcagTGTTACGTCTTCTTAAAATGATTCAAAACTCACCATTTGTACGGAGTTTTTATAGATGCAATATTGAAAGTACACTTAGactaaattaatcaatttttattccattatACCAATAAATCAAATGatgcaattttaatattcagaattgatttggatattttaatatatttactttggaTCCTATGaactttttattagtttttttaaaataaatgttgtcaataattgttgaaattgttaaaaatataatactatgttcctcataagttgaaagtggaaatttaaaaaaatagttaagcgtaaaaactttaaatttttacctgaTGTTTATGATCATTTTCTACGactgataaaattttcaaaatattttgagctgattacagaaattttaaattatttttagttttagattctgagtggaacgataaatgtattgattttacaatcatgtgtgttttttttttaatttttaattattttttgtgtctgtcatcaccttttaggacagttaaagtgcttagattttcttcaacagtatcttttctgataggaaagtaaatctagttggtacttt
It contains:
- the rrs1 gene encoding ribosome biogenesis regulatory protein homolog; amino-acid sequence: MEDITAVLNKKAALDVSAQQSVSVTKVLDPEIDLGTLLCFDSNDFDTPQLRSDQEKYLTYETRNNVQLLINKLFELPMKNEDGYMYVDLPEPRYNLPREKPLPTPKPLTKWQKFAIEKGIKKTPKPKATWDDILQKWIPTYGYKKAAADKEKDWILEVPGNAADPNIDLFAQKREAKKERVAKNEYQRLRNIAASRKIKVPAVGLPPLEGTLHSNQLKTAVDVAKISTASVGKFQPKISKEVVSIKKNIPGLKKNKIPAKSMKDEKSSSLQILESINNKKPKFNLEKAANKAIHAEEVERHREKKEGSDKKKGGRSRSKGSFKRPTANTGKRLGKQKGGRKRR